ACTTGAATTTAAAGACATCATCATGGATTTGGATACACATCGCGTAACAAAAGAAGGGAAAGAATTAAAATTTTCATCGAAAGTTTTTGATTTGCTCACATATCTTATTCGCAATAAGAATCGTGTCGTAACCCGTGGCGAACTTGCAGAGCATGTTTGGGGATATAAGTTTGAACCGGAGTCAAATCTCATTGATGTGTACATTAGTTACTTACGAAAAGAACTCAACAAAGGAACTTCCGAAAGTATGTTACAAACTATACGAAAACTCGGATTTATGTTGAACGATAAATAATAAAACTTATCGCTTGTTCTTTTTAATTCTTTCTCCAATCAAACGAATTCCCTCCAATACAAGCCAAGGCTCAATTACATCAATTACGTTCGTTTGTGAAGAAACAATCGAAGCCAATCCTCCCGTTGCAATTACTTTTGCATTTCCGATTTCTATTTTCAACCTTCGAATCATTCCTTCGAGTGCATCCACTGCGCCGAACATTATTCCCGCTTGCATACTCGTAACCGTATTTCTTCCGATTGCTGTTTCCGGAAAATGCAATTCCACTTTTGGAAGTTTTGCCGCGCGGCGATGAAGTTCACTTGCAATAGTTTCTAATCCTGCTGTAATTACTCCGCCGAGATAATCTCCGTTTTTTGCAATCACGTCGTACGTTGTTGCAGTTCCAAAATCAATGACAATGCAAGCAGTTTTATATTTCGTAAAGGCTGCGAGTGCATTGCACAATCTATCTGCTCCTACAGCATTCGGGTCATCGTAATGAATTTTTATTCCAAAGTGTAACGATGCGGAAATTAGTAACGGTTCTTTGTGAAAATATTTTTTTGCCATTCGTTCATATACATCCGTTAAATTCGGAACAACCGATGCAATACCAACGCTATCAATTTTTTTCGTGTTGATTTTTGAATGTTCGCACAGATTTTTGACAAGAAGAAATATTTCGTCTTCTGTTCGCAACACAGGAGATGAAACTCGCCAATGAGCGATAAGTTTTTTGTTCTGAAAAATTCCAAGAACAGTGTGTGTGTTTCCGATATCAATTGCAAGTAGCATAATTTATTTTTGTTATATCATTTTGAACGACGTGAAGAATCTTCATAGATGTTTCACTTTGTTCAACATGATAAGTTTTAAGTTTATATTCGTATAGAAACATCTCCAGAAGAAAATTTCACCAATTTGTTTTCAACGTTCACAAGTAATTCTCCGTTCGAGGCAATGTCAACAGCAATTCCATGCAAAACATTTCCGTTTTGATGAATAGAAATTTCTTTTCCGAACATTGTTGAATATGACTTCCATTCTGAAAGAATTTTACTCGATTCGTTTTCACACAACGAAATATATTCTTTTTCACATTCCAAAAGAATATTGAATAACAATTCTTCCCGATTCCATTCGTGTTGTGTTTCAATAAATAACGAAGTCGCAGTTTCCTTCAATTCTTCAGGAAAATTATTTTGATTCACATTCAATCCAATACCTACAATGATATAATCAATTTGTTCGTTATGAATGGAGGTTTCGAGCAACATTCCGCAAAGTTTTTTTTTGTTCAATAAAATATCATTGGGCCACTTACATTCCGTTTTCAATTGGTAGTGAAAATTCAGTGTCTTGACAATCGCCACGACTAATGCAAAGGGAAGAAGGGAAGAACGAGAAAGCGCAAAACGAGGTCGGAGTATTATTGAAAACGTTAAATTTTTTTCCTTGTCGGAAATCCAAACTCGGGAAAATCTTCCTCGTCCATTTGTTTGTTCATCCGTAAGAACAATTGTTCCTTCCGCTTTTCCTTCTTCTGCAATTTTTTTTGCATACGTGTTTGTAGAATCAAGCGTTTTGAAAAAGGAAATTTCCTTAACAAAATTCCGCGCTTGTAAATAATTTTTGAATTGAATGATGTTAAACATTTATT
The nucleotide sequence above comes from Ignavibacteria bacterium. Encoded proteins:
- a CDS encoding biotin--[acetyl-CoA-carboxylase] ligase; this encodes MFNIIQFKNYLQARNFVKEISFFKTLDSTNTYAKKIAEEGKAEGTIVLTDEQTNGRGRFSRVWISDKEKNLTFSIILRPRFALSRSSLLPFALVVAIVKTLNFHYQLKTECKWPNDILLNKKKLCGMLLETSIHNEQIDYIIVGIGLNVNQNNFPEELKETATSLFIETQHEWNREELLFNILLECEKEYISLCENESSKILSEWKSYSTMFGKEISIHQNGNVLHGIAVDIASNGELLVNVENKLVKFSSGDVSIRI
- a CDS encoding type III pantothenate kinase, which produces MLLAIDIGNTHTVLGIFQNKKLIAHWRVSSPVLRTEDEIFLLVKNLCEHSKINTKKIDSVGIASVVPNLTDVYERMAKKYFHKEPLLISASLHFGIKIHYDDPNAVGADRLCNALAAFTKYKTACIVIDFGTATTYDVIAKNGDYLGGVITAGLETIASELHRRAAKLPKVELHFPETAIGRNTVTSMQAGIMFGAVDALEGMIRRLKIEIGNAKVIATGGLASIVSSQTNVIDVIEPWLVLEGIRLIGERIKKNKR